A genomic region of Paenibacillus sp. PL2-23 contains the following coding sequences:
- a CDS encoding RsfA family transcriptional regulator — protein MTAVRQDAWSPDDDLILAEVTLRHIREGSTQLAAFEEVGERIGRTSAACGFRWNSCVRKRYEDAIQIAKQQRQKRNYLKKQTVAPTSQVSSLAVYDTEERTFKQDAGSLDEGLSVDAVIRYLRGWKTTYQDLARQIKLFEKELKDKEEELHRLRSENERLTKEVNSAQTDYHAVNDDYKTLIQIMDRARRLTVLSNEEEAKPRFKMDANGNLERIE, from the coding sequence ATGACAGCAGTAAGACAAGACGCGTGGAGCCCGGACGACGACCTCATTCTGGCTGAAGTAACGCTGCGCCATATCCGTGAAGGAAGCACGCAGCTCGCCGCATTCGAGGAAGTGGGCGAAAGAATTGGAAGGACCTCCGCAGCATGCGGCTTCCGCTGGAACAGCTGTGTTCGCAAGCGATATGAGGATGCGATTCAAATCGCGAAGCAGCAGCGCCAGAAGCGGAATTATTTGAAGAAGCAGACCGTTGCCCCGACGTCCCAGGTTTCATCACTCGCCGTGTATGACACGGAAGAGAGGACGTTCAAGCAGGATGCCGGCTCCCTGGATGAGGGGCTGTCCGTCGACGCGGTAATCCGTTATTTGCGTGGATGGAAAACGACCTATCAGGATTTGGCGAGACAGATCAAGCTGTTCGAGAAGGAATTAAAAGACAAGGAAGAGGAGCTTCACCGGCTGCGCAGCGAGAATGAGAGACTGACCAAGGAAGTGAACAGCGCGCAGACAGACTACCATGCCGTTAATGATGATTACAAGACGCTGATTCAGATTATGGACCGCGCCAGACGACTCACGGTATTATCGAATGAAGAGGAAGCCAAGCCGCGCTTCAAGATGGACGCGAATGGCAACCTGGAACGTATTGAATAG
- a CDS encoding 2-dehydropantoate 2-reductase, with translation MRMEIIGGGALGLLLAAKLAASGADVKLWTRTERQCRLIEAKGLTLLDESGETVQRPAVQWLGPEVACDRADGRGDSWVVLAVKQSAIGEELISRLRGLAMVSGQGAIAGIVCLQNGLGHLEKLAEGLPGVPLYASVTTSGAKREDERTVRHTGSGGLWIAQKAENGAGDGEISEKAQKMLLETLRKAGFETFLSNDMEDRIFQKLLINAVINPLTALFDCLNGELPNDRRRYALMEALYQETYGILTAAGMKPNSGSWDGILEVCRRTACNVSSMLADVRAARPTEIEAINGAVSRLARERGMRSPLNDAVTTMIQAYN, from the coding sequence ATGAGAATGGAGATTATAGGGGGCGGCGCATTGGGGCTGCTGCTTGCGGCCAAGCTTGCCGCGTCAGGGGCCGATGTTAAGCTCTGGACGAGAACGGAGCGGCAGTGCAGGCTTATCGAAGCGAAGGGGCTGACGCTCCTGGACGAGAGCGGCGAGACGGTGCAGCGGCCCGCTGTCCAATGGCTGGGGCCTGAGGTTGCTTGTGATCGAGCAGACGGTCGAGGAGACAGTTGGGTTGTGCTTGCCGTGAAGCAGTCGGCCATCGGGGAGGAGCTGATCAGCCGGCTCCGCGGGCTGGCTATGGTCTCAGGGCAAGGCGCGATAGCGGGCATAGTCTGCCTGCAGAATGGATTGGGCCATTTGGAGAAGCTGGCTGAGGGTCTGCCTGGAGTACCCCTGTATGCTTCCGTTACGACGTCTGGCGCCAAACGCGAGGACGAGCGTACGGTCCGTCATACAGGCTCCGGCGGCCTATGGATTGCCCAGAAGGCGGAGAATGGCGCAGGAGATGGCGAAATCAGTGAGAAAGCTCAAAAAATGTTGCTTGAAACGCTGCGGAAGGCAGGATTCGAGACATTCCTGTCGAATGACATGGAGGATCGCATTTTCCAGAAGCTTCTGATTAACGCGGTCATTAATCCCTTGACAGCCCTATTCGACTGCTTGAACGGCGAGCTGCCGAACGACAGAAGACGATATGCGCTGATGGAAGCGCTGTACCAGGAAACGTACGGTATCTTGACTGCGGCGGGAATGAAGCCTAATTCGGGCAGCTGGGATGGGATCCTGGAGGTGTGCCGGAGGACGGCGTGCAACGTATCCTCCATGCTGGCAGATGTGCGAGCCGCCAGGCCGACGGAGATTGAGGCCATTAACGGCGCGGTCAGCAGGCTTGCGAGGGAGCGCGGCATGAGGTCGCCTCTGAATGACGCTGTGACAACAATGATTCAAGCTTATAACTGA
- a CDS encoding DUF3397 domain-containing protein produces MGVLWDSIEKLYAIIALIPILPFAIVLIGYGAIIHNRKKALLMAIDVSNAFFILCVAALFNMLFDSAFGLYGILLVLVLGGGLIGNAQFRKRGSVDVKRVFRAVWRISFVAMAALYLVFMIILLGRIVFTVA; encoded by the coding sequence ATGGGGGTATTATGGGATAGCATTGAGAAGCTGTATGCGATTATCGCGCTTATTCCGATCCTGCCCTTTGCAATTGTTCTGATCGGCTACGGCGCCATTATACATAACCGAAAAAAAGCGCTGCTTATGGCCATAGACGTATCGAACGCTTTTTTTATTCTGTGCGTGGCTGCGCTGTTCAATATGCTGTTCGACAGCGCGTTCGGTTTATATGGCATCCTGCTTGTCCTTGTGCTGGGCGGCGGGCTCATCGGCAACGCGCAGTTCCGCAAGCGGGGCAGCGTCGATGTGAAGCGCGTGTTCAGGGCGGTGTGGCGCATCAGCTTTGTAGCTATGGCGGCGCTCTACCTGGTATTTATGATCATATTGCTTGGCAGAATTGTGTTTACCGTCGCCTAA